CCAGAAACTCAAGAAGTGGATGCCCGGCTCGCTTATCGACGACCTCACCGACCGCAAGCTGATCTAGTTTTTAGCCGCAAAAAATAAAGACCATTGACCAATGACTATTGGCCAGTTCTTATTGTTTACAAAAATTATCAAAAATTTTGTGGGCCATTCTCGACAAAAAAGCGTGTTAATAGAGTAGAAGCCGTTAACATATCAGGAGGTTTTTTATGTCGAGCAAATTGTCCATATTACGGGTCGGATTCTTTTTAGACGGTTATACGCTTAAAAAGGTCAACGAATACTATCTCAAGTACCATAGGTATCATGCCCGCCTGGATTTCAAGGCGCTCAAGGGCTGGGTGCGCGATTACTCCATGAAGCTCTTGGGGCGCGAAGGCTGCCCGGTCGAGGTGGATGCCCATTACTATCATCCGTACGTAAGGCACATTGATAGGGTGGAGCCGTCGTTTGGCGATGGGCAGGACCGCCTTGAAAAGCAGCTTGCTCTCGCGGGGTTCGAGGTGCACTACAATCTGGCTGCCGATATCGATAGGAGCGGCCCGAATATGCAGCTTATCGAAGACGCCTATCTTTGCGCCTACTACCACAAGATTGATGTCCTTGTGCTGTTGAGCACGCAGGGCCATTTTTCGACTCTGCCCGAACGCCTCAAGCGCGAGGGTGTCCCTATGCTCTTGCTGGGCTGGAATTTCGAGTATTTGAGGGGCGATACCCCGATTTACTGGAAGACGGACCCTTGCCTGCGCGAACAGAGCGGCTACTATGTTGCGATGGAGGAGGTGGCCGAAAAGTATCCGCCTACGCGTTCTGCCGAAAGGAATTTGTTCATGCTGCCGTACAACCCGCAGCCTACGGACTCGAACATTTGGCGGACCTATCTGCAGAAGGTGATGGCCTCGCTAGACGAGCCCCGTTTCAAGGAAAAGCCACGCTTCGGAAAAAACGGGTACAAAAAAAGCCCCGCGTTGGCGAGGCTCGGTTAGCTTAAGTCTGGTTAAATCTTGTCCAGCTGCTTCTTTTCCCAAGGGCTCAAGAATGTCCAGCCGAGGCGGAGGCCAATGAACCAGGTATCGCCATCGTTGTCGGTGTTGAAGATGGTGGTATCGAGGTTCGTGCCTTCGACGTTGAGCTCGTTGTAGCGCACAGCGCGGTAGCCACCGTAGAGACCGATGGAGAACTGTTCAAACTGGAGACGTGCTTCGAGTTCGACGTTGAACGTGGCTGCCATGGTGCTGTAGTAACGGTCGCGCATGATGGCTTCTTCGTCGCTCGATTCTTTTGTGACAACGTAATTAGACGTGAAGTGTATGTTCATCATGTTGAATCCGATACCCACGGCCGGGATCAAGTTAAAGAACGCGTCTTCGCCAAGCGTCTTCCAGCCGAACATCCAGTCGACACCGTAGCTGAACCAGCGGGCATCGTAGAGGGGGAATTCAGACGTGAATCCGGTAGGAGTGCCGGTAGAATCTACAGCGTATGCGGTAACTGTGGATTTCGGTCGTTCAGAAATCTGCGTGATAGCAAAGTTGATATCGAACCAGGTCATGAAC
This genomic stretch from Fibrobacter sp. UWB2 harbors:
- a CDS encoding NYN domain-containing protein; this translates as MSSKLSILRVGFFLDGYTLKKVNEYYLKYHRYHARLDFKALKGWVRDYSMKLLGREGCPVEVDAHYYHPYVRHIDRVEPSFGDGQDRLEKQLALAGFEVHYNLAADIDRSGPNMQLIEDAYLCAYYHKIDVLVLLSTQGHFSTLPERLKREGVPMLLLGWNFEYLRGDTPIYWKTDPCLREQSGYYVAMEEVAEKYPPTRSAERNLFMLPYNPQPTDSNIWRTYLQKVMASLDEPRFKEKPRFGKNGYKKSPALARLG